The Methanomicrobiales archaeon genome has a segment encoding these proteins:
- a CDS encoding IS5/IS1182 family transposase: MDSLTDFALNEEYKRIQKLGDKLSELESLIDWE, from the coding sequence ATGGATTCGCTCACCGATTTTGCCCTGAACGAGGAGTACAAACGCATCCAGAAACTCGGGGATAAGCTCTCCGAACTCGAGTCACTGATCGACTGGGAAG